A single region of the Winslowiella toletana genome encodes:
- the ccmE gene encoding cytochrome c maturation protein CcmE, with protein MNTRRKNRLYLILAILIGLGLATALVMYALRSNIDLFYTPSEIINGKGAAQEKPEPGQRLRVGGMVMPGSVKRDPQTLRVSFKLYDANGVVSVSYEGILPDLFREGQGVVAQGVLESGNQINAKEVLAKHDEKYTPPEIEDAMKQNHQRPADAYQPAQGGQS; from the coding sequence GTGAATACCCGTCGTAAGAATCGCCTGTATCTGATACTGGCGATACTGATTGGCCTTGGTCTGGCGACCGCGCTGGTAATGTACGCCCTGCGATCGAATATTGACCTGTTTTATACACCCAGTGAAATTATTAATGGCAAAGGTGCGGCGCAGGAAAAACCTGAACCCGGTCAGCGCCTGCGCGTTGGCGGCATGGTGATGCCGGGCAGTGTAAAGCGTGACCCGCAGACGCTGCGTGTCTCTTTCAAACTGTATGACGCCAACGGGGTAGTCAGCGTCAGTTACGAAGGCATTTTGCCAGATCTGTTCCGTGAAGGGCAGGGGGTAGTGGCTCAGGGCGTGCTGGAATCAGGCAACCAGATCAATGCCAAAGAAGTGCTGGCTAAGCATGATGAAAAATACACTCCGCCGGAAATTGAAGACGCGATGAAGCAGAATCACCAGCGTCCTGCAGATGCCTATCAGCCAGCACAAGGTGGTCAGTCATGA
- the ccmD gene encoding heme exporter protein CcmD gives MTPAFSSWQAFFAMGGYAFYVWLAVCFTVIPLIALLIHSVLQRRRLLAEIRQRQSRERRIRAAKTKKAVTEAAGE, from the coding sequence ATGACGCCGGCTTTCTCATCCTGGCAAGCATTCTTCGCCATGGGCGGCTATGCCTTTTATGTCTGGCTGGCCGTCTGTTTCACCGTGATCCCGCTGATCGCGCTGCTTATTCACAGCGTGCTGCAACGCCGTCGGTTGCTGGCTGAAATCCGCCAGCGCCAGTCACGCGAACGTCGTATCCGTGCGGCAAAAACAAAAAAAGCCGTCACTGAAGCGGCAGGAGAGTAA
- a CDS encoding heme ABC transporter permease has product MWKWLHQLAKPERLYQLCGRLVPWFTLAGLASLLLGWIWGFGFAPADYQQGDSYRIIYIHVPAAMWSMGIYASMAIAAFVGLVWQIKTADLAAAAMAPVGAVFTFIALVTGSAWGKPMWGTWWIWDARLTSELVLLFLYMGVIALYSSFEDRRVAGRAAGILILVGVVNIPIIHYSVQWWNTLHQGSSGVLQQAIAPSMRTPLRWSILGYLLVFIALTLMRLRNLLLLTERHRPWVADVAAKGGRKA; this is encoded by the coding sequence ATGTGGAAGTGGTTACATCAGCTGGCGAAGCCGGAGCGGCTTTATCAGTTATGTGGGCGACTGGTGCCCTGGTTTACCCTTGCTGGTCTGGCATCCCTGCTGCTCGGTTGGATATGGGGCTTCGGCTTCGCACCGGCGGATTATCAGCAGGGTGACAGCTATCGCATTATCTATATTCACGTGCCGGCCGCCATGTGGTCGATGGGTATTTATGCCTCAATGGCTATCGCGGCGTTTGTTGGGCTGGTGTGGCAGATCAAAACCGCCGATTTGGCAGCGGCGGCGATGGCACCGGTTGGTGCGGTGTTTACCTTTATTGCACTGGTAACCGGTTCCGCCTGGGGTAAACCGATGTGGGGAACCTGGTGGATCTGGGATGCGCGACTGACTTCCGAGCTGGTGCTGCTGTTCCTTTATATGGGCGTGATAGCGCTTTACAGCTCCTTTGAGGATCGCCGCGTGGCCGGGCGCGCCGCCGGGATACTTATCCTGGTCGGGGTGGTAAATATCCCGATTATTCATTACTCGGTTCAGTGGTGGAATACTCTGCATCAGGGGTCTTCCGGCGTGCTGCAACAGGCCATTGCGCCAAGTATGCGCACCCCGCTGCGCTGGTCGATTCTCGGTTATCTGCTGGTGTTTATTGCCCTGACGCTGATGCGCTTGCGTAATCTGTTACTGCTGACCGAACGCCACCGTCCATGGGTGGCAGACGTGGCGGCAAAGGGAGGGCGCAAAGCATGA
- the ccmB gene encoding heme exporter protein CcmB, translated as MLWRVIKRELQIAFRSGAEIVNPLWFFLIVITLFPLGVGPEPQLLARIAPGIVWVAALLSSLLALERLFRDDFMDGSLEQLLLLPTPLAITVLGKVIAHWLITGLPLLLLSPLAALLLSLDFASWRAMALTLLLGTPTLSFLGAIGVALTVGLRRGGVLLSLLVLPLAIPVLIFASAAIDAAGQGLAIDGYLAILGAMMVGSATLAPFATAAALRISLH; from the coding sequence ATGCTGTGGCGGGTAATAAAGCGCGAGCTGCAAATCGCCTTTCGCAGTGGTGCTGAGATCGTCAATCCCCTGTGGTTTTTCCTGATTGTCATCACCCTGTTTCCACTCGGCGTTGGGCCGGAGCCTCAGCTGCTGGCGCGTATTGCCCCCGGCATCGTCTGGGTTGCCGCATTGCTTTCTTCACTGTTAGCGCTGGAGCGACTGTTTCGCGACGACTTTATGGATGGCTCGCTGGAGCAATTGTTGCTGTTGCCAACGCCGCTGGCGATTACCGTGCTCGGCAAGGTTATCGCGCACTGGCTGATCACCGGTTTACCGCTGCTGCTGCTGTCGCCTCTGGCGGCCCTGCTGCTGTCGCTGGATTTTGCCAGCTGGCGCGCGATGGCGCTGACGCTGTTACTGGGCACGCCAACCTTGAGTTTTCTCGGCGCGATTGGCGTGGCGCTGACGGTTGGACTGCGCCGCGGTGGCGTGTTGTTAAGTTTGCTGGTGTTGCCTCTGGCGATTCCGGTACTGATTTTTGCCAGTGCGGCAATTGATGCCGCCGGTCAGGGATTAGCGATTGACGGTTATCTGGCGATCCTCGGCGCGATGATGGTTGGCAGCGCCACGCTGGCTCCATTTGCCACGGCGGCAGCACTGCGCATCAGCCTGCATTAA
- the ccmA gene encoding cytochrome c biogenesis heme-transporting ATPase CcmA: MLEAKNLTCIRDERFLFSDLSFLVSAGDIVQIEGPNGAGKTSLLRLLAGLSRPESGEVLWHQQDIRQQRDRWHSELLYLGHQPGVKAVLTPLENLAFYHAGCDEDQLFAALEAVDLLGFEELAVAQLSAGQQRRVALARLWLSRAKLWILDEPLTAIDKSGVEKLMSLFSQHAQQGGAVILTTHQDLPDAFQTVRKIQLTAAEAV; this comes from the coding sequence ATGCTGGAAGCTAAAAATCTGACATGTATCCGCGATGAACGATTTCTGTTTAGCGACCTGAGTTTTCTGGTTTCAGCAGGCGATATCGTGCAGATCGAAGGACCGAACGGAGCCGGTAAAACGTCGTTGCTGCGTTTGCTGGCTGGGCTTAGCCGGCCGGAAAGCGGTGAGGTGCTGTGGCATCAGCAGGATATTCGCCAGCAGCGCGATCGGTGGCATAGCGAATTACTCTATCTCGGCCATCAGCCGGGAGTTAAAGCGGTATTAACCCCGCTGGAAAATCTTGCCTTTTATCATGCCGGCTGCGATGAAGATCAACTGTTTGCCGCGCTGGAAGCAGTAGACTTGCTCGGATTTGAAGAGCTGGCGGTGGCTCAGCTTTCCGCCGGACAGCAGCGGCGTGTAGCGCTGGCACGTTTATGGTTGAGTCGCGCCAAATTATGGATTCTTGATGAGCCACTGACGGCTATCGATAAATCAGGCGTAGAAAAACTGATGTCTCTCTTTTCACAGCATGCGCAGCAGGGTGGGGCGGTGATTTTAACCACGCACCAGGATCTGCCCGATGCGTTTCAGACGGTGCGCAAAATTCAGCTGACCGCTGCGGAGGCGGTGTGA